The following is a genomic window from Neosynechococcus sphagnicola sy1.
TGAAAAGCGGGATCGGGTTTCAGGGTGGCGTCTACGGGATCGGGGGTTGCCTTGCCAGGACAACAGGCTGCCATCGGGGTTAAACTGCACCAGCAGATCCCCCAGGTACTTCCCCCATTCCCAAGCGGTGACCACCAGCACAGGTTGACCATCGGGGGCGGTCTCTACGATGGGATAGGGGTTGGTGGCACCGGGCATCGTTCCCAAGGGGGTATGGGAGTGTCCACCCACTATGATGTCAATGCCTGCCACCTGCCGTGCGAGTTCTCGATCTGCAATCAATCCTAGGTGGGTAATGGCAATAATCTTGTTTACTCCTTGGGCCTGCAGCGCTTGGACGGCGGTTTGAGCTGCCTGAATGGGGTCGGTAAAGGTAAGATCCTTTCCCGGACTGGAGAGAATTGGGGTCTCTGCCGTTGTCAATCCTAAGATCCCCAGCTTTTGTCCTCCCACCGGGAGAATTATCCAGGGCTTGATCTGGTTTTTGAGGACTGACGCTGGTGCAGGTTCAAGATTGGCAGAGAGGAGGGGGAAATGGGCAGCATGAATGAAATCGGCCAGTACCTGTGGTCCCCGATCAAACTCATGGTTTCCTAGGGTCGCCGCATCGTATTGCAAGACATTATAGAAATCCACATCGGCTTGCCCTTGGTATTGCAGGAAATAAAGGGTGCCCTGAAATATGTCTCCAGCATCAAGTAACACGCTGGGAGTGCCCTGCTGTTGGCTCTGGGATCGCAATTGCTGGATCAGAGTTCGACGTCGAGCAATTCCCCCCAGTGGTTGATCCCCGAACTGCACGGGGTCGAGGTGGGCATGATGATCATTCGTATGCAGTAAGCGCAAGCTAAAACCAGGAGACTCCTGAACCAGCGCTGGGGGCACCAGGGTCAGTAACAAAGTGGAAACCCCCAGGAAGA
Proteins encoded in this region:
- a CDS encoding metallophosphoesterase, yielding MRRWRWVLMLLFLGVSTLLLTLVPPALVQESPGFSLRLLHTNDHHAHLDPVQFGDQPLGGIARRRTLIQQLRSQSQQQGTPSVLLDAGDIFQGTLYFLQYQGQADVDFYNVLQYDAATLGNHEFDRGPQVLADFIHAAHFPLLSANLEPAPASVLKNQIKPWIILPVGGQKLGILGLTTAETPILSSPGKDLTFTDPIQAAQTAVQALQAQGVNKIIAITHLGLIADRELARQVAGIDIIVGGHSHTPLGTMPGATNPYPIVETAPDGQPVLVVTAWEWGKYLGDLLVQFNPDGSLLSWQGNPRSRRRHPETRSRFS